AGAACAAATAAAGAATCCTTcaattctctttttttttgcgggtacaaTCCTTcaattctctcttttttttgcgggtagaATCCTTCAATTCTCAATCCACACAAAACAAATCAGCACGAATCTCATGAAACAAAAAAGACAGCCACATATTCGACCGACTTCAAATGAAATTCAGGCAACTTACGTATATCAAAATTGTACATGATTACGTATTTGTAAACTCCAAAGGCACGGATAAAGAAAATAACACAATTTTTAAAATATTGTAGAATTGTGTGATGTGAATCCAGTTCCGTTAAATGGATACGATCCTACCTTTACCTTGACTAACCATTTATACACATTGATTTAGGCACCTAAATTTTTGGCAAAGAAAAAATTTTAGGCACCTGAATTAGTTAGTGTTCTCAGTAAGCAAAGCTCTACGCGCATGTTAAATGCAAATTTCTTTCGCTGGATTAAAATACAAGAGAAGCACACATTCATACTGCCATCTTGTAATCTTTCTACAATCCAAGAAAAGCCACCAACAAAAATTCGAAAAAATGTTCCTGCCATAGGATTACACTACGGccatgaaaagaaagagaagtgaTGTCCTACATTTTCTTCCTAATGTGTCTTGTGTATATATCAATATATGTACCTGGCTAAGCTATTTACTGTTCACCAATTGGCGATTGTGCAATGTAATCTTGAATCCTTGGGCGAGCGTTCACGAGATGACCGTCTTGAGCCTGTAGTTCTTGACGATGCCGCTGTACACGACGAAGTTGAGCGTGCACATTGCAGCCATGGCCCAGAAGAAGTAGTCGAGGTGGCCCTTGTTGAGGTCGTCGGAGATCCACCCGGGGCTGTCTCCCGTCGCCGTGAAGGCCTCCACGATGGCGTAGATGAAGGAGCTCATGTAGCTCCCCAGCGCGATGGTGAGCAGAGCCAGCGACGTGCACATGCTCTTCATGGTGTCCGGCGCCTCGTCAAAGAAGAACTCTAGCTGCGCGATGTAGCAGAACACCTCCCCGCCGGCAAGGAAGAAATACTGGGGCAGCTGCCACGAGATGCTGATCTCTTCCCCACGGGCCGCGCTGTCGAGCCGCTTCATTTCCACGAGCGCTGCCACCGCCATGGTGAGCGCCATGAGGAGCCGCCCGGCACCCATCCGCTGCAGCTGCGACGGCTCGCCGTCACCGCTCGAGGAGAAGCTCCTCAACGCCGGCACGATCACCTTGTTGTAGAGGAGTACCCATGTCATGACGCAGATCACCTCGAAGGAGGCCAGCGACGCCGCGGGCACCGGCACCGACAGGATGGTCATTTCCATGGCGCTGCCCTGCTGCACGAACGTGGTGTTCATCTGCGAGAAGGCCGATGACACGATGACGCTGGTGAGCCACACgggcagcaggcggaggaggatctTGAGCTCCTCCACCTGAGTCACGGTGCACAGCTTCCACGAGGTCGCTGCCTCCGGCCTCTCCTCCATGTCCGACTCCGTGACGATGGCCGCCTTGTCGAGGAACTTAAAGTCGCTGGTGTGCGCGATCTTGGGCTGGGGCGAGTCGATCTTGTCGCTGACCTCGTAGAGGTGTCCGGCTTCGGCGGGCACCTTGACGCTGATCTTCTTGCACGCGGCAGCGACGACCTGGCAGAGGCTCTTGAGCGGCGTGCCAGCGGGCATGCGGCGCTTGTACATGGGCGTGGCGAGCACGAAGGCGGCGAATGCGAACGCGATGCAGGCAGTGGCGATTCCGAAGCCGAGGCCCCAGCTGACGTTCTGCTGGATCCAGACGAGGAACACGCCGGAGATGATGGGGCCGAAGCTGACGCAGAGGTAGAACCAGCTGAAGAAGGACGCCTTGCCCTCCCGGTCCGCCACGCTGTCGTCGTCGAACTGCTCCGCTCCGAACGGCAGCAGCGACGAGCGCACCCCGCCGCACCCGATCGCCACGAGGTACAGCCCCACGAAAGCCACGGTCTGCGAGCTCAGCCCCCACTTGCCGGCGGTGCCGGCACACGAGGCACCTGCCGCGCACAGCGCCGCCGTGGTGGTGGGCACGAAGGCGGAGAAGGTGACGAGCATCATGCCAAGAAGGTAGACGACGAGGGAGACGAGGATGGTGTTGTAGTTGCCCCAGAAGGAGTCGGCGATGATGGCACCGAAAACGGGGGTGAGGTAGCTGGTGCCGAACCAGGTGGCGACGTTGGAGGCGCTGGCGAGGTTGGTGCCGTGGAGGACGGTCTCGAGGTACACCACCAGGTTGGTGGAGATGCCATTGAACGCCGTGCTCTCCAGGCATTCGAACACTGCACCATTCAATTGCAAAAAGTTCAGTTAAACCACTAGCTCCTCTCCAATTAATCTACATTTTTGGTAACTGGAAAAACAATTAGAAGAAGATGGAGCTTTGCTTACATAGAATTACTGCTGGTGCCTTGCTGCCGCCGCGCTTCTTGTGCTTCAGGAGCGGCACCTGCAGCTGCAGGCTGTCGTCCTCTTGAACCTTTGGGCCATGACTCTGTAACAGAGATAGATTGCAGGAATTGTTAGCAACCAGAACAGAATCTGTATTTTTCTTAACAAGATGCATCTGTGTGACGAGTTCTGGCTGTGATGTGGATGTGGTTGTGTGATTAGGATATGCATGCGGTATTAACCACGTGTTAAAAACCATTTGGTCTTTTTTCTTCTCTCTGTTCTTGTAAGTTAGACTCGGTCTAATGGAGGTGCACAGATGCTCTTTTTGTGTTGACGGATGCTGAAGCGTGGTTCTGGATTTTGCATTTCAGTTTTCATTGTACTGATCCTCCTTCCAGTACGAACAGGTTGCAGcacaggaggaagaggaggaggatggtggCAGGGAGCTAATCGTTACCTCGGGCAGGAGCGGCGTGCGCTCGCCTCTCTCCATGGCGTCCATGTCGCCGACGAGCTGTGTGTCTAGCGGAAGCGGAAGCGGAAGTAATATGCGAATGAAGCTTTAGCTAATCCTAGCTGGTAGTTTGAGCTGTGTCCTCCGTGAACGCTTAGCTCGCCTCAGGCTTTGGCTGCTGCTctgtctgctgctgctgctgtgttcTGCTGCGCGAGCGGAGTTTATATAGCAAGCAGGATTGACTTGGACAGGATCAGTGGCTAATAGTACTCATAATAAATCACGAAGCAACAAAGCTAGCACTGCTATTATAATCTCTCTCACCAACGACTGCTTATGCGTGCGCGCGCATACGAGTTTGTTCTCAGTCGCACCGCACGACTCCGCTCGCCATGCCGCGAAGTTTCGACGCAGTGGGTGGTGGCTAGCTAGTAGGTGCTTGCGGACTACAGGCTCAGGTTGCACGCAGCCACTCATCGCCGGTCTCCGGTCTCCAGAGTGTGTGCCATGTCGGATTGTTTATCTATCTATTAGTAATAGCAAACGTGGTGATTTGCTTGGCGCCGGAAGGGGGACTGAACTGGGCGAGGCGCCAAGTTGGGATCACAGGGACAGCCGGGTCGATGTCTCATCCAGTCGCGCGGTAGGTGCAGAGGCTGAGCAGGATGATGAGCTGATTATGTCAAACGGAGAACGATGGTATAGGTCAAACTTGTCGTCGACTACCGCCAAGGCTGCGTGGTACACTATCGTGTACTAGTATTTTCGTATCCATTCAGTTTATAGGTGAGCTTCTGAACTGTTCCTTCCTTGATttggatttgaaaaaaaaaacaaatgtcAGTCAATCAATGTGTGCTGAAGAGTGCAGCAGTGTATTTGACCCCCTCGAGGACCACGAACGGTCTGTATGCACCTTGCTGAACGATGACACCAGCTCTAAGGTCATATGGGCGTTCGACTTCACCTAGCGGCTAGCACTTGTTGAGCACCTACGCCATCATCAACTAAAAAGTGTCGAAGTACAGTCAGGCTGCTCTTTCTTCCTTCATTCAGACTTTCCTTCTTGCCTTTTCCCTCCACTTTGGGTGAGAGGATATCTTCCACAAGAGAGCACTCAGACGCTGCCAAAACCGTAAGGAGATCCAAAAACGCTCAGTCATGATACTTCTGAGATTGTTATGGTTAGATCTTCTGAGACTGGTTGTGAAGATCGGTTGCAGAGTCAAAATGTTTCTAAACGCAAGTGAAAACGGAAGGTGTGCCCGTtgtccgcagtgcgtaggagtgctaggattcgcaCGGCTAAAAAATTCCATAATGagctatgaaaggaatcttttggaataacAGAGGTctaaaagacttggctaaaagaaggtttcttgctaaGGCGTCTGTCGAGCATTGATTAAATTTTATCGCTTTATCGGAGactggtagagataattttgcACCACAATTTCTAAATACTTTATCGGGAGGTATTGATTTTCACTGGCATTGCCTGCCACCGAGAGGgagatcgggtgggatcttactcgGCATTCGATGCGATTCGCTCGAGGTTCGAAGTGTGGTAATGGGAGACTTTGCAATCAAGTTTTGGGTGCGGTCGAAGGCCGATGGGTTTAATTGTGCTTTGGTcgcggtatatggtgccgcacagcccgaactCAAGCCCGAGTTCTTGGCTGATCTGGTTAGGATATGCGGTTCTGAGCAGCTTCCTATCCTggtgggggtgatttcaatatcattaaaAGACGTGAGGATaaaaacaatgataactttgacggcagatggtcgttcatgtttaatactatcattgaaagtctagatctgagagagattgagctctcgggtagaaaattcacttgggctaacgcgctgccaaatccgacgtatgagaagttggatcgagtgttggctagcgtcgaatgggaacagaagtttcctttCGTAACAGTTCAGGCTTTGACCCGTGGAATTTCTGATCACACGCTGTTATTTGTTGACTCTGGTGAGGCCACCCACTTGGGAAACAAAAACTCGTTCTCCTTTCAGCTGGCTTGGTTTGAACGAGAGGGCTATTTTGATCTCGTAGCCAGAGAGTGGGTTAAGGATTCAGGAGGGAAAACTGCGCttcagcgctggcagaataagatcaggcatttgagaagtttcctacgtgggtgggttaagcatcttagcgggatttataaggttgaaaaggaaaggtTCCTTACCTTTATTCAGTCCTTAGATGTAAAAGCAGAACCCACAATGCTGCCGGCctcggagcttcatgccaagcttgacgcggaaatgaggctgaaagaacttcttcgagaaga
Above is a window of Triticum aestivum cultivar Chinese Spring chromosome 6B, IWGSC CS RefSeq v2.1, whole genome shotgun sequence DNA encoding:
- the LOC123134380 gene encoding protein NRT1/ PTR FAMILY 8.3, with protein sequence MDAMERGERTPLLPESHGPKVQEDDSLQLQVPLLKHKKRGGSKAPAVILLFECLESTAFNGISTNLVVYLETVLHGTNLASASNVATWFGTSYLTPVFGAIIADSFWGNYNTILVSLVVYLLGMMLVTFSAFVPTTTAALCAAGASCAGTAGKWGLSSQTVAFVGLYLVAIGCGGVRSSLLPFGAEQFDDDSVADREGKASFFSWFYLCVSFGPIISGVFLVWIQQNVSWGLGFGIATACIAFAFAAFVLATPMYKRRMPAGTPLKSLCQVVAAACKKISVKVPAEAGHLYEVSDKIDSPQPKIAHTSDFKFLDKAAIVTESDMEERPEAATSWKLCTVTQVEELKILLRLLPVWLTSVIVSSAFSQMNTTFVQQGSAMEMTILSVPVPAASLASFEVICVMTWVLLYNKVIVPALRSFSSSGDGEPSQLQRMGAGRLLMALTMAVAALVEMKRLDSAARGEEISISWQLPQYFFLAGGEVFCYIAQLEFFFDEAPDTMKSMCTSLALLTIALGSYMSSFIYAIVEAFTATGDSPGWISDDLNKGHLDYFFWAMAAMCTLNFVVYSGIVKNYRLKTVIS